Proteins encoded within one genomic window of Empedobacter falsenii:
- a CDS encoding 2-hydroxyacid dehydrogenase, whose product MNTPYKILAIDSNHECLNNGLREVGFIVDEDYTSPKEIIEQKINEYDGMIVRSRFPIDKDFLAKATNLKFIGRVGAGLENIDEEFAAENNIVLFNSPEGNRDSVGEHAIGMLLMLMHHLRRADNEVRNGIWKREENRGDELKEKTVGIIGYGNMGNAFARRLQGFEVNVICYDILLNKGDEFAKQVTLEEFFEQADVVSLHTPQTPETMQMINAEFISNFKKPFYFVNTARGKSVVTKDLVEAMKTGKVLGAALDVLEFEKSSFEKLVASELPEEFQYLIQADNVVLAPHIAGWTHQSKVKLAEFIRDKIIDWKDNQ is encoded by the coding sequence ATGAATACGCCTTATAAAATTTTAGCAATCGATTCTAATCATGAATGTCTGAATAATGGACTTCGCGAAGTAGGTTTTATTGTTGATGAAGATTATACTTCGCCCAAAGAAATCATCGAACAAAAGATCAATGAATATGATGGAATGATTGTAAGGAGTAGATTTCCAATTGATAAAGATTTTTTGGCAAAAGCAACGAATTTAAAGTTTATTGGTAGAGTAGGGGCAGGCTTGGAGAATATTGACGAAGAGTTTGCTGCCGAAAATAACATTGTTTTATTTAATTCTCCCGAAGGAAACCGTGATTCTGTTGGTGAACATGCGATTGGTATGTTGTTGATGTTGATGCATCATTTGCGTAGAGCTGATAACGAAGTTCGTAATGGAATTTGGAAACGCGAAGAAAATCGTGGTGATGAGTTGAAAGAAAAAACGGTTGGGATTATTGGTTATGGAAATATGGGAAACGCTTTTGCGAGACGTCTGCAAGGTTTTGAAGTCAATGTAATTTGTTATGATATTTTGCTAAACAAAGGAGATGAATTTGCAAAACAAGTTACGTTAGAAGAGTTTTTTGAGCAAGCTGATGTTGTGAGTTTACATACGCCGCAAACGCCAGAAACTATGCAAATGATTAATGCAGAATTTATTTCTAACTTCAAAAAACCATTTTATTTTGTGAATACAGCTCGTGGAAAATCTGTTGTAACAAAAGATTTGGTTGAAGCAATGAAAACTGGAAAAGTTTTGGGGGCTGCTTTAGATGTTTTAGAATTCGAAAAATCGAGTTTCGAGAAATTAGTTGCATCTGAATTACCAGAAGAATTTCAGTATTTAATTCAAGCAGATAATGTTGTTTTAGCCCCACATATTGCTGGTTGGACGCATCAAAGTAAAGTGAAATTAGCAGAATTTATTCGTGATAAAATAATAGATTGGAAGGATAATCAATAA
- a CDS encoding pirin family protein produces MNYQIFKSESRGGGNHGWLNSKHSYSFANYYDPARIHFGALRVVNDDIITGGMGFGKHPHDNMEIITIPTKGGISHEDSMGTGSVIESGDVQVMSAGTGVFHSEMNAYENQEGHFFQIWIIPNKMNVEPRYQQISVRDVAKENELYQVLSPNADDQGVWIHQDAWIFLGNYTEDKQETYKVQKEGNGVFFMVVEGEVEFDGNKLGRRDVIEIKDTNEFSFNVAKDSRLMLIEVPMDI; encoded by the coding sequence ATGAATTACCAAATATTTAAATCAGAATCAAGAGGAGGAGGAAATCACGGATGGTTAAACTCTAAACATTCTTATAGTTTTGCGAATTATTACGATCCAGCACGTATTCATTTTGGTGCTTTGCGCGTTGTAAATGATGATATAATTACTGGAGGAATGGGATTTGGAAAACATCCTCATGATAATATGGAAATTATTACAATTCCTACAAAAGGAGGAATTTCGCACGAAGATTCAATGGGAACAGGTTCTGTAATTGAGTCTGGAGATGTACAAGTAATGAGTGCAGGTACAGGAGTTTTTCATAGCGAAATGAATGCTTATGAAAATCAAGAAGGACACTTTTTTCAGATTTGGATTATTCCAAATAAAATGAATGTTGAGCCTCGTTATCAACAAATTTCTGTTCGTGATGTAGCAAAAGAGAATGAATTATACCAAGTTCTTTCTCCAAATGCAGATGATCAAGGAGTTTGGATTCATCAAGATGCGTGGATTTTCTTAGGAAATTATACAGAAGATAAACAAGAAACATACAAAGTACAAAAAGAAGGAAATGGTGTTTTCTTTATGGTTGTGGAAGGAGAAGTTGAATTTGACGGAAACAAATTAGGACGTAGAGATGTCATCGAAATCAAGGATACTAACGAGTTCTCGTTTAATGTAGCCAAAGATTCTCGCTTGATGTTAATCGAAGTTCCTATGGATATTTAG
- a CDS encoding diacylglycerol/lipid kinase family protein, protein MKYTFIVNPNSGNAKHDISLDFLQSKFDSSDEIVLKETAYQFHAKELVKEAIAENSDVIVACGGDGTINEVASALVKKNIPLGIIPAGSGNGLATNLNIPKDPNKAIEIIKSNAVHTIDVGRVENKFFFSNLGFGIDAEVIKTYEENQKRTITGYVDASVKTLLNYKSKLFRLYIDDVIIEKSFYYLFCSNSNIAGYGISFTPKADLSDGELDLLMIEDLDVFEQFYFSVLVLAKKIDFLNKAKYRKVKKFKIESLDHNPITYQLDGEIHKTDSLQVKVKVLPNALKIIF, encoded by the coding sequence ATGAAGTACACTTTCATTGTTAATCCAAATTCTGGAAACGCAAAACACGATATTTCGCTCGATTTTTTACAATCAAAATTTGATTCTTCAGATGAAATCGTTTTGAAAGAAACTGCTTATCAATTTCATGCAAAAGAATTGGTGAAGGAGGCGATTGCTGAAAATTCGGATGTGATTGTTGCGTGCGGTGGTGATGGGACAATCAATGAAGTGGCGAGTGCTTTGGTGAAAAAAAATATTCCATTGGGAATAATTCCTGCCGGATCTGGAAATGGTTTGGCAACAAATCTTAATATTCCGAAAGATCCTAACAAAGCGATTGAAATTATCAAATCAAATGCAGTTCATACGATTGATGTTGGTAGAGTAGAGAACAAGTTTTTTTTTAGTAATCTTGGTTTTGGGATTGATGCAGAAGTTATCAAAACGTATGAAGAAAATCAAAAGCGTACGATTACTGGTTATGTTGATGCATCTGTGAAAACATTGTTGAATTATAAATCGAAATTATTTCGTCTTTATATAGATGATGTAATTATCGAGAAGAGTTTTTATTATCTTTTCTGTTCTAATTCTAACATTGCTGGTTACGGGATCTCTTTTACACCAAAAGCTGATTTGTCTGATGGAGAATTGGATTTATTGATGATAGAAGATTTAGATGTTTTCGAGCAGTTTTATTTTTCGGTATTGGTTTTAGCCAAAAAGATTGATTTTTTGAACAAAGCAAAGTATCGAAAAGTTAAGAAATTTAAGATTGAAAGTTTAGATCATAATCCGATTACGTATCAGCTTGATGGAGAGATTCATAAAACCGATTCACTTCAAGTAAAAGTTAAGGTATTACCAAATGCTTTAAAAATCATTTTTTAA
- a CDS encoding SufE family protein has protein sequence MKIKEIQNEIVDEFSFFEDWEQRYEYLIELGKSLNTLPEEAKTDDKIIKGCQSSVWLDAELDGDTIEFKADSNAILPKGIAALLVRMYNHQTPKDILESDTDFINEIGLSEFLSPTRANGLLAMIKQFKFYAIAFQSKQNNS, from the coding sequence ATGAAAATTAAAGAAATTCAAAACGAAATAGTAGACGAATTCTCATTTTTTGAAGATTGGGAACAACGCTACGAATATTTGATCGAGTTAGGAAAAAGCTTAAATACTTTACCAGAAGAAGCAAAAACAGATGATAAAATCATCAAAGGTTGTCAATCTTCTGTTTGGTTAGATGCAGAATTGGACGGTGATACTATCGAATTTAAAGCTGATTCTAATGCTATTTTACCAAAAGGAATTGCGGCATTATTGGTGAGAATGTACAATCATCAAACGCCAAAAGATATTTTAGAATCGGATACAGATTTTATCAACGAAATTGGTTTATCAGAATTTTTATCTCCAACACGTGCAAACGGATTATTGGCGATGATAAAACAATTCAAATTTTATGCGATTGCATTTCAATCAAAACAAAATAATAGTTAG
- a CDS encoding class I SAM-dependent methyltransferase gives MNDIYDPTFVKKLFNKMSNSYERMNYITSFGFSIIWRKQFIKALNKKESKIKVIDLLSGLGENWSYLKNRFPNAEFYALDFSEEMVEKSRKKGKIIFQNKIEIFQDDILKNELKSEEFDIITCAFGLKTFNESQIDLLAKQVYRMLKKEGQFTFIEISKPQNSILYFLYSFYLGKIIPILGKLFLENPDDYKMLWLYTKKFESCKKVEAIFKKNNLNVQYKEYFFGCASGIYGAKKA, from the coding sequence ATGAATGATATTTACGATCCAACCTTTGTAAAAAAACTCTTTAATAAAATGTCAAATTCATACGAAAGAATGAACTATATAACTTCTTTTGGTTTTTCAATTATTTGGAGAAAACAATTTATCAAAGCATTAAATAAAAAAGAATCGAAAATTAAAGTAATTGATTTACTATCAGGATTAGGCGAAAATTGGTCTTATTTAAAAAATAGATTTCCAAACGCAGAATTTTATGCCTTAGATTTTTCAGAAGAAATGGTTGAGAAATCAAGAAAAAAAGGTAAAATAATTTTCCAAAATAAGATAGAAATCTTTCAAGATGATATTTTAAAAAATGAATTAAAATCAGAAGAATTTGATATTATCACGTGTGCTTTTGGTTTGAAAACTTTCAATGAATCTCAAATTGATTTATTAGCGAAACAAGTTTATCGAATGTTAAAAAAAGAAGGACAATTTACATTTATAGAAATATCAAAACCTCAAAATAGTATACTCTATTTCTTATATTCTTTTTACTTAGGTAAAATAATTCCTATTCTTGGCAAACTATTTTTGGAAAATCCAGATGATTATAAAATGTTATGGTTGTACACCAAAAAATTTGAATCATGTAAAAAAGTAGAAGCGATTTTTAAGAAAAATAATTTAAATGTTCAATACAAAGAATACTTTTTTGGATGCGCTTCTGGAATTTATGGAGCAAAAAAAGCTTAG